The bacterium genome includes a window with the following:
- the rnc gene encoding ribonuclease III: MQELEKIIGYRFRNKKYLEEALTHPSYSPDSSYERLEFLGDLILDTVVGIYLYKKYKDKNEEFLTNLKSSYVNNNYLKKICDEIQIMKFARHKNCNIKRTDRFLEALIGALYLDGGWIAVKKFIKNFILNRELEPLKDYKNLLLNYARKTKQVSPEYKIISEKGFPHKKEFVVKVKIKGIRKIGKGKGESIKEAELLAAKELYEKLMNLKK, from the coding sequence ATGCAGGAATTAGAAAAAATAATTGGATATAGATTTAGAAATAAAAAATATCTTGAAGAAGCACTGACTCATCCTTCATACTCACCTGATTCATCATATGAACGACTTGAATTTCTTGGTGACCTGATTCTGGATACAGTTGTAGGAATTTATTTATACAAAAAGTATAAGGATAAAAATGAAGAATTTTTAACAAATTTAAAATCATCTTATGTTAACAACAATTATTTAAAAAAAATATGTGATGAAATTCAGATAATGAAATTTGCAAGACATAAAAACTGTAATATTAAGAGAACAGACAGATTTCTTGAAGCATTAATAGGTGCATTATATCTTGATGGTGGATGGATAGCAGTTAAAAAATTTATAAAAAATTTTATTTTAAATAGAGAACTTGAACCATTGAAAGATTATAAGAATTTACTTTTAAATTATGCAAGAAAAACAAAACAAGTATCTCCTGAATATAAAATTATTTCTGAAAAGGGTTTTCCACACAAAAAGGAGTTTGTTGTAAAAGTAAAAATTAAAGGGATTAGAAAAATAGGGAAGGGTAAAGGGGAAAGCATAAAAGAAGCAGAATTACTTGCTGCAAAAGAACTTTATGAAAAACTTATGAATTTAAAAAAATAA